A single genomic interval of Trinickia acidisoli harbors:
- a CDS encoding NmrA family NAD(P)-binding protein encodes MFVVFGASGKVGGVTAATLRKAGHPVRAVVRDARQAERLAAIGCDIAVADLTDKQAVRSAIKGARAVQILCPVPVGDSHPESTMRAMIDVAADALLAYPPSAVLALSDYGAQLHKDTGITLLYHYLETRLKPLGRRLTLLRSAEHLQNWARMTATALERGVLPSLHHPLSKMFPTVSAYDVGTIAAELLLDDPRSDKSRSDTPRIISVEGPHRITAIQIAHALTELSGREITALELPRSEWEATLLRAGLSDNHAQLIIDVYDAHNAGKIDVEPGQAERRFGTTPLHEAMSSLLSSVGHARSH; translated from the coding sequence ATGTTCGTAGTATTCGGAGCATCGGGAAAAGTGGGCGGCGTCACGGCCGCAACCTTGCGCAAAGCCGGCCATCCGGTCCGCGCCGTCGTACGGGACGCACGGCAAGCAGAACGTCTCGCAGCGATAGGCTGCGACATCGCGGTGGCCGATTTGACCGACAAGCAAGCGGTCCGATCGGCAATCAAGGGCGCTCGCGCCGTCCAAATACTTTGTCCCGTGCCGGTCGGCGATTCGCATCCCGAATCCACGATGCGCGCGATGATCGACGTCGCGGCGGATGCGCTTCTCGCCTATCCTCCGTCCGCAGTGCTGGCGCTATCCGATTACGGCGCGCAATTGCACAAAGACACCGGCATCACGCTGCTCTATCACTACCTCGAAACGCGGCTGAAGCCACTCGGGAGACGCTTGACGCTGCTTCGATCGGCCGAGCATCTGCAAAACTGGGCACGCATGACTGCAACGGCATTGGAACGCGGCGTCTTGCCGAGCTTGCATCATCCGCTGTCAAAGATGTTTCCAACGGTGTCCGCCTATGACGTCGGGACAATCGCCGCGGAGCTATTGCTTGATGATCCGCGATCGGATAAGTCGCGATCGGACACGCCAAGAATCATCAGCGTCGAAGGTCCACATCGCATCACCGCGATTCAAATCGCCCACGCCCTAACCGAACTCAGCGGCAGGGAAATCACTGCGCTGGAACTGCCCCGCAGCGAGTGGGAGGCAACCCTGCTGCGAGCCGGATTGAGTGACAATCACGCGCAACTGATCATCGACGTGTATGACGCTCACAATGCCGGCAAGATCGATGTCGAGCCAGGCCAAGCAGAGCGTCGTTTCGGCACGACGCCACTGCATGAAGCCATGTCGTCGCTGCTCTCGTCAGTCGGCCACGCACGATCCCACTAG
- a CDS encoding sugar efflux transporter encodes MPARLTDLVRIPHFVPLAAATLMMGVALSLTAPYLSLFGIEEASMSPVRLGVFMTLVSASGVFASTAVGRWSDRNGRHRTPLIASLAAAALGYASLSIVRGYAELMIVGVVLLGPGAASLSQVFALGRSTLHAEDTAQAEFAQAAMRTLLSAAWVFGPAVGALILAQGGFKGLFAFAAASFAASGFIALRMSEARGHAERHDGEDCEALRRGAPCAASAIECVPIAVGDSASNVVLAARRRQAIPRILLALTLIGLAANATMILLPLYLVHALHGTRLTVSAVLGTGALLEIPMMLWLGATSSRLSKPKWLTAAAAVHAAYFIALAAIRQPLAVVPLQALSAMVVAITSCLGMTYVQDLMPGETGAATALFFNASRVGSILAGVLSGTLIGAFGYRAAFLLCAALVACAFALLSFDAVRVHAKGLGAKTRRA; translated from the coding sequence GTGCCTGCGCGTTTGACCGATCTCGTGCGGATTCCGCACTTCGTGCCGCTTGCCGCGGCGACGTTGATGATGGGTGTGGCGTTGTCGCTCACGGCCCCATACTTGTCGTTGTTCGGCATCGAGGAAGCGTCGATGTCGCCCGTGCGGCTCGGCGTCTTCATGACGCTCGTCTCGGCGAGCGGCGTGTTTGCAAGCACGGCGGTGGGGCGCTGGTCCGACCGGAATGGTCGCCATCGGACGCCGCTCATCGCATCGCTCGCGGCGGCCGCGCTCGGCTATGCGAGCTTGAGTATCGTGCGAGGCTACGCCGAACTCATGATCGTCGGCGTCGTGTTGCTGGGGCCGGGCGCGGCATCGTTATCGCAGGTATTTGCACTCGGACGTTCGACGCTGCATGCCGAGGATACGGCGCAGGCGGAATTCGCGCAGGCGGCGATGCGAACGCTGCTTTCCGCCGCTTGGGTATTTGGGCCGGCGGTGGGTGCGCTGATATTGGCGCAAGGCGGGTTCAAAGGGCTCTTCGCGTTTGCGGCAGCAAGTTTCGCGGCCAGCGGCTTCATCGCGCTGCGGATGTCGGAGGCGAGGGGTCACGCCGAACGACACGATGGTGAGGACTGCGAAGCATTGCGGCGAGGGGCGCCGTGCGCCGCGTCCGCTATCGAGTGCGTGCCGATTGCGGTCGGCGATAGCGCATCTAACGTCGTGCTCGCCGCTCGTCGACGCCAGGCAATCCCGCGCATCCTGCTGGCGCTGACGCTGATTGGCCTCGCGGCCAACGCGACGATGATTCTGTTGCCGCTCTATCTCGTGCACGCGTTGCATGGCACGCGGTTGACCGTGTCGGCCGTGCTCGGTACCGGGGCGCTGCTAGAGATCCCGATGATGCTTTGGCTCGGTGCGACGTCGTCGAGATTGAGCAAGCCGAAGTGGCTCACTGCAGCCGCGGCCGTGCATGCCGCGTATTTCATCGCGCTGGCGGCGATCCGGCAACCGCTCGCTGTGGTTCCGCTTCAAGCGTTGTCCGCGATGGTCGTTGCAATTACATCGTGCCTGGGTATGACGTACGTTCAAGATCTCATGCCCGGCGAGACCGGCGCCGCGACGGCGCTGTTCTTCAACGCGTCTCGTGTTGGATCGATTCTCGCAGGCGTATTGTCGGGAACGCTCATCGGCGCATTCGGGTATCGCGCCGCGTTCCTGCTATGCGCGGCGCTCGTGGCTTGCGCATTCGCGTTGCTCTCATTCGATGCGGTGCGGGTGCACGCGAAAGGGTTGGGTGCCAAGACGCGGCGTGCGTGA
- a CDS encoding beta-galactosidase produces MQLGVCYYPEHWPESKWNSDARRMADMGIARVRIAEFAWSRIEPEPGRFDWDWLDRAVSTLAGHGLEIVIGTPTASPPKWLVDLHPDILPVTRDGSVMQFGSRRHYDISSPVYREHCVRIVEAMTRRYGDHPAVVAWQTDNEFGCHNTLPSYTQAALHRFRRWLAARYETIDTLNSAWGNVFWSMEYRRFDEIELPHRTPTDANPSHVLDFRRFQSDEVASFHALQAELIRRHAPGRDVLHNFMGFYAAFDHYVFARHGLDVAAWDSYPIPRTEVLPLPEADKHRWARTGHPDVSAFSHDLYRGVGNGRMWVMEQQAGPVNWAPFNPVPQPGMVRLWTWEAFAHGAELVSYFRWRQCPFAQEQMHSGLNTPDDELSPGGREVVRVGEELRTLGVSEDDLRCARASVALLFDYEADWVIETQRHGIDFDYQHVVFEWYSALRELGLDVDIVSARSDLRAYRLVVAPTLPILPDSVVEQIELGSNHWVFGPRTGSKSQTFAIVAQLPPGKLRTVLPSRVIEVESLRPSIRPMLRLGKVEGTGLRWREHVQPGAGVEVMARFDDGLPALLRRERVTYMTACFDRALLRAAIAQCARDAGIDVAALPEGLRLRRRGPLRFAVNYGDRSQGVPAPADAKFILGSSIVGPVDVAVWIEED; encoded by the coding sequence ATGCAGCTCGGCGTTTGTTATTACCCGGAACACTGGCCTGAAAGCAAATGGAACAGCGATGCACGACGTATGGCCGACATGGGCATAGCGCGCGTGCGCATCGCCGAATTCGCGTGGTCGCGCATCGAGCCGGAGCCGGGCCGTTTCGATTGGGACTGGCTCGACCGCGCCGTCTCGACGCTGGCCGGTCATGGGCTCGAGATCGTCATCGGCACGCCGACCGCTTCCCCGCCGAAATGGCTCGTCGATCTACACCCGGACATCCTGCCGGTAACGCGGGACGGCAGCGTGATGCAATTCGGCTCGCGGCGTCACTACGACATATCGAGCCCTGTCTATCGTGAACACTGCGTGCGTATCGTCGAGGCGATGACGCGACGGTACGGCGACCATCCGGCCGTCGTCGCATGGCAGACCGACAACGAATTCGGCTGTCACAACACATTGCCAAGCTATACGCAAGCCGCCTTGCACCGCTTTCGGCGCTGGCTCGCGGCGCGCTACGAGACGATCGACACGCTCAATAGCGCATGGGGCAACGTGTTTTGGAGTATGGAATACCGTCGCTTCGACGAAATCGAATTGCCGCATCGCACGCCTACCGATGCGAATCCGTCGCACGTCCTCGACTTTCGCCGTTTTCAATCGGACGAAGTGGCGAGCTTTCATGCGTTGCAGGCCGAACTGATTCGACGGCATGCGCCGGGGCGCGACGTGCTCCACAATTTCATGGGCTTTTACGCTGCGTTCGATCATTACGTTTTCGCGCGACATGGTTTGGACGTGGCCGCCTGGGACAGCTACCCGATACCGCGCACCGAAGTGTTGCCGCTGCCCGAAGCTGACAAACACCGCTGGGCACGAACGGGCCATCCCGACGTATCCGCGTTCAGCCACGATCTCTATCGCGGCGTCGGCAACGGGCGGATGTGGGTCATGGAGCAGCAAGCCGGGCCTGTGAATTGGGCACCGTTCAATCCCGTGCCGCAGCCGGGCATGGTGCGGCTATGGACCTGGGAGGCCTTCGCGCATGGGGCCGAACTCGTCTCGTACTTCCGCTGGCGCCAATGTCCGTTTGCACAGGAGCAGATGCATTCGGGCCTCAATACGCCGGATGACGAACTGTCGCCGGGCGGCCGTGAAGTCGTTCGAGTCGGCGAAGAGCTGCGCACGCTTGGCGTGTCCGAAGATGATTTGCGATGCGCACGAGCATCCGTCGCGCTGCTGTTCGACTATGAAGCCGATTGGGTCATCGAAACGCAGCGGCATGGCATCGATTTCGACTATCAGCATGTCGTTTTCGAGTGGTATAGCGCGCTACGGGAGCTTGGGCTCGACGTCGACATCGTGTCCGCTCGCTCGGACCTGCGCGCCTATCGGCTCGTCGTGGCGCCTACGTTGCCGATCTTGCCCGATAGCGTGGTCGAGCAGATCGAACTTGGCTCGAATCATTGGGTCTTCGGACCGCGTACCGGTTCGAAGTCCCAAACGTTTGCCATCGTTGCGCAGTTGCCGCCTGGTAAGCTTCGGACCGTTTTGCCCTCTCGCGTGATCGAAGTCGAATCGCTGCGGCCGTCGATACGGCCTATGCTGCGCCTCGGCAAGGTCGAGGGGACGGGGTTGCGATGGCGTGAGCATGTGCAACCGGGCGCCGGGGTCGAAGTGATGGCGCGTTTTGACGACGGCTTGCCGGCATTGCTGCGGCGCGAGCGCGTGACGTATATGACGGCCTGCTTCGATCGGGCGCTGTTGCGTGCCGCGATCGCGCAGTGCGCGCGCGATGCGGGAATCGATGTGGCGGCGTTGCCGGAGGGGTTGCGACTGCGCAGACGCGGGCCATTGCGATTCGCCGTCAATTATGGCGATCGATCCCAAGGCGTACCCGCACCGGCCGATGCGAAGTTCATCTTAGGCAGTTCAATAGTGGGTCCCGTTGATGTCGCGGTTTGGATCGAAGAAGACTGA
- a CDS encoding carbohydrate ABC transporter permease produces MYPMPVQRWRPIPRLVYRLSLPVALLLWLVPLLAVLVTSVRSSDELMAGDYWGWPKHFALLQNYGTALTQTPMLHYFGNSCLITLPAVAISIFLASMAGHALANYRFRGNTALLGLFVAGNFVPIQILMIPVRELMANLGLYNTVWALVIFHAAFQTGFCTLFLRNFIRELPYELIEAARIEGASEWAIYLRVVLPLVRPALAALAILVFTFVWNDYFWALCLTQGDDAAPITVGVAALRGQWTTAWNLVSAGSVLAALPSVAMFFAMQKHFVAGLTFGATKG; encoded by the coding sequence ATGTATCCCATGCCGGTTCAGCGGTGGCGCCCCATTCCGCGGCTCGTCTATCGGTTGTCACTGCCCGTCGCGCTCTTGCTTTGGCTCGTGCCGCTGCTCGCGGTGCTCGTCACGTCGGTGCGTTCGAGCGACGAGCTCATGGCGGGCGATTATTGGGGATGGCCGAAACACTTCGCACTCCTACAGAATTACGGCACGGCGCTCACGCAAACGCCGATGCTGCACTACTTCGGCAATAGCTGCCTGATCACGCTGCCGGCCGTGGCCATTTCGATCTTTCTGGCATCGATGGCCGGGCATGCGCTGGCCAATTACCGGTTTCGCGGCAACACCGCGCTGCTCGGCTTGTTCGTGGCGGGCAACTTCGTTCCGATTCAGATCCTGATGATCCCCGTGCGCGAGTTGATGGCGAATCTGGGGCTCTACAACACCGTGTGGGCTCTCGTCATTTTTCATGCGGCGTTTCAAACCGGCTTCTGCACGCTGTTTCTGCGCAACTTCATTCGCGAACTGCCCTATGAGCTTATCGAGGCAGCGCGCATCGAAGGGGCGAGCGAGTGGGCGATCTACCTACGCGTGGTGTTGCCGCTCGTGCGGCCGGCGTTGGCAGCGCTTGCCATTCTCGTCTTCACGTTCGTTTGGAACGATTACTTCTGGGCGCTATGCCTCACGCAAGGCGACGATGCCGCGCCGATTACCGTCGGCGTCGCCGCGTTGAGGGGGCAATGGACGACGGCGTGGAATCTCGTCTCGGCGGGATCGGTATTGGCTGCGTTGCCGTCGGTGGCGATGTTCTTCGCGATGCAGAAGCATTTCGTCGCGGGGCTGACGTTCGGCGCGACGAAAGGATGA
- a CDS encoding carbohydrate ABC transporter permease: MSISVTQRALRRASRPAANKPMPLSQRRTRAALLFLLPGLALFTVFVIYPIVSSIWLSFHHWDGMTAKTFAGLDNYRELFASDTFYVALKNNLIWLALFLLAPPAGLAMALYLNQNVFGMRLVKSLFFAPFVLPGVVVGLVFSWFYDPTFGLLKLIVGHGIPVLGDPHYVTYGIIFAALWPQIPFCMILYLTGLTGINPEIIEAARMEGARGVALLWHVILPQLRPATFMAVVLTVIGALRSFDLISVMSGGGPFDSSTVLAYFMYDQAIKYYRVGYSAAIAVVLFSIMLVYIAWQLRRLVRTDS; this comes from the coding sequence ATGTCGATTTCCGTTACCCAGCGAGCGCTGCGGCGCGCGTCGCGCCCGGCGGCAAACAAGCCGATGCCGCTCAGCCAACGGCGCACGCGCGCGGCACTGCTGTTTCTGCTGCCGGGGCTCGCGCTGTTCACCGTCTTCGTCATTTATCCGATCGTGAGCAGCATCTGGCTCAGTTTTCATCATTGGGATGGGATGACCGCCAAGACGTTCGCCGGTCTCGACAACTATCGCGAACTCTTCGCATCCGATACGTTCTATGTCGCGCTGAAGAACAACCTGATCTGGCTCGCGCTGTTCCTCCTCGCACCGCCGGCCGGGCTCGCAATGGCGCTGTATCTGAATCAGAACGTGTTCGGCATGCGGCTCGTGAAATCGCTGTTTTTCGCACCGTTCGTGCTGCCGGGCGTTGTAGTGGGCCTCGTCTTCTCGTGGTTCTACGACCCGACGTTCGGCCTGCTCAAGCTCATCGTCGGACACGGCATCCCCGTGCTTGGCGATCCGCACTACGTGACCTACGGCATCATCTTCGCCGCGCTGTGGCCGCAGATTCCGTTCTGCATGATTCTCTACTTGACGGGGCTCACCGGCATCAATCCGGAGATCATCGAAGCGGCGCGCATGGAAGGCGCGCGCGGCGTTGCGCTGCTTTGGCACGTGATCCTGCCGCAATTGCGGCCCGCCACGTTCATGGCTGTCGTGCTGACCGTCATCGGTGCACTGCGCAGCTTCGATCTGATTTCGGTGATGAGCGGGGGCGGCCCGTTCGACAGCTCGACCGTGCTCGCTTATTTCATGTACGACCAAGCGATCAAGTACTACCGCGTGGGCTATTCGGCCGCGATTGCCGTGGTGCTGTTCTCGATCATGCTCGTCTATATCGCTTGGCAACTGCGGCGCCTCGTGCGCACCGACTCATAA
- a CDS encoding ABC transporter substrate-binding protein: MKQPVRALALACMTCAAFIAASPASAGTLNVTVSARGNQRATWQNAFDQFEKANPDVDLKVSYVGEEAYKVQMSGWLATDPPDVLSWHNGERMAYFAKRGLLADMTSDWQKNGWNQTYASVKTSSTYAGKQYSLPLGYDAYGFFYRKDLFQKAGISAEPTTWNQFLDDCKKLKAAGIAPIAVPARDAWTLAAWFDYFDLRINGYAFHQQLMAGDIAYTDPRVKHVYEAWKTLIDDKYFVDNALSYDVDSISPLLVNGQAAMMLMGTFFSAGLPTATRNEMGYFRFPIIDARVPVAEDGPVNVLIMPAKAKNKADARRLLAFMGQAQINGELAQGWGQLPSNNKAPEPQDPISKVGFQTLSSTTGGIAQFYDRDMTKEMADEGMKAMQQFYSDPTQLDAILQHLEATRKRIYKK, encoded by the coding sequence ATGAAGCAACCCGTTCGCGCGCTTGCGCTGGCCTGCATGACTTGCGCCGCGTTCATCGCGGCATCGCCGGCGTCGGCCGGCACGTTGAACGTCACCGTGTCGGCGCGCGGCAACCAGCGCGCTACGTGGCAAAACGCGTTCGACCAATTCGAAAAAGCGAACCCGGACGTCGATCTGAAAGTCAGCTACGTAGGCGAGGAGGCCTACAAAGTTCAGATGTCGGGCTGGCTCGCGACCGATCCGCCCGACGTACTGAGCTGGCACAACGGCGAACGCATGGCCTATTTCGCCAAGCGCGGCTTGCTTGCCGATATGACGAGCGACTGGCAAAAGAACGGCTGGAATCAAACCTACGCCTCGGTCAAGACATCGTCGACATACGCGGGTAAGCAGTACAGCCTGCCGCTCGGCTATGACGCCTACGGTTTCTTCTATCGCAAGGATTTATTCCAGAAGGCCGGCATTTCGGCTGAGCCGACGACGTGGAATCAATTCCTCGACGACTGCAAGAAGCTGAAAGCGGCCGGTATTGCGCCGATCGCCGTGCCTGCTCGCGATGCTTGGACGTTGGCCGCGTGGTTCGACTATTTCGACTTGCGTATCAACGGCTACGCCTTCCATCAGCAGCTCATGGCCGGAGACATCGCGTATACGGATCCGCGCGTGAAGCATGTCTACGAGGCATGGAAAACGCTGATCGACGACAAGTACTTCGTCGACAACGCACTCTCCTACGACGTCGACTCGATCAGCCCGCTGCTCGTGAACGGACAGGCCGCGATGATGCTGATGGGCACGTTCTTCTCGGCCGGTTTGCCGACCGCGACGCGCAACGAAATGGGCTATTTCCGTTTCCCCATCATCGACGCTCGCGTCCCCGTTGCCGAAGATGGTCCCGTCAATGTCCTGATCATGCCGGCGAAAGCCAAGAACAAGGCCGATGCACGGCGCTTGCTCGCCTTCATGGGCCAGGCGCAGATCAACGGCGAACTCGCGCAAGGCTGGGGGCAACTGCCGTCGAACAACAAAGCGCCCGAGCCGCAGGACCCGATCTCGAAGGTCGGCTTCCAAACGCTCTCCTCCACGACGGGCGGGATTGCGCAGTTCTACGACCGCGACATGACGAAGGAAATGGCCGACGAAGGCATGAAGGCGATGCAGCAGTTCTACTCCGATCCGACGCAGCTCGACGCGATCCTGCAACACCTCGAGGCCACGCGTAAGCGCATCTACAAGAAGTAG
- a CDS encoding ABC transporter ATP-binding protein gives MATISLRQVSKQYGQHAPVLRDVDLDIAEHEFCVFLGPSGCGKSTLLRMIAGLEDLTTGELHIGGQRMNETPPAERRVAMVFQSYALFPHMSVFDNMGFGLRIAGVAKDEIRRRVTEAARVLQLDSLLERKPKQLSGGQRQRVAIGRAIVREPKVFLFDEPLSNLDAALRGQTRIEIARLHSRFREASSVYVTHDQVEAMTLADKIVLLRAGDDVARLGSIAQVGAPLDLYHRPASLFVAGFIGSPRMNFLPATIESASEDAIGLRLNDSGEQLALRGRPLRQPESIGQRVTLGIRPEHLSAAPEGDVSQSACSIVRTVQLVEQLGEAAYVHLDQPGGTPLLAKAQGTSPLRPGDRQAFHLSAGAWHLFDERGAAIGLEREAFVAA, from the coding sequence ATGGCGACCATTTCCCTACGCCAGGTATCGAAGCAGTACGGGCAGCACGCGCCGGTATTGCGCGACGTCGATCTCGACATCGCGGAACACGAGTTTTGCGTATTTCTGGGTCCGTCCGGCTGCGGCAAATCGACGTTGCTGCGCATGATCGCGGGTTTGGAGGACTTGACCACGGGCGAGCTTCACATCGGCGGCCAGCGGATGAACGAAACGCCGCCTGCCGAGCGCCGCGTCGCGATGGTATTTCAGAGCTACGCGCTGTTTCCCCACATGTCCGTATTCGACAACATGGGCTTCGGGCTACGTATCGCCGGCGTGGCGAAGGATGAGATCCGGCGTCGCGTGACGGAGGCGGCGCGCGTGCTGCAACTCGACAGCCTGCTCGAACGCAAGCCGAAACAGCTCTCGGGCGGCCAGCGGCAGCGTGTGGCGATCGGGCGTGCGATCGTGCGCGAGCCGAAAGTGTTTCTGTTCGACGAACCGCTCTCGAATCTGGATGCCGCATTACGCGGGCAAACGCGCATCGAGATCGCGCGACTGCACAGTCGTTTTCGCGAAGCGAGTTCGGTGTATGTCACGCACGATCAGGTCGAGGCGATGACGCTGGCCGACAAGATCGTCCTGCTGCGCGCCGGCGACGACGTCGCGCGCTTGGGCAGCATTGCTCAGGTCGGCGCGCCGCTCGATCTCTACCATCGGCCCGCCAGTCTGTTCGTGGCGGGATTCATCGGCTCGCCGCGCATGAATTTTCTGCCGGCAACGATCGAATCGGCCAGTGAAGATGCAATCGGATTGCGCTTGAATGACAGCGGCGAACAGCTTGCATTGCGCGGACGCCCATTGCGACAGCCGGAATCGATCGGACAACGCGTGACGCTGGGGATTCGCCCCGAGCATCTATCGGCGGCGCCCGAAGGCGACGTTTCGCAGAGCGCTTGCTCGATCGTGCGGACGGTGCAACTCGTCGAGCAACTGGGCGAGGCGGCCTATGTGCACCTGGATCAACCGGGCGGCACGCCATTGCTCGCCAAAGCGCAGGGCACGTCGCCGCTGCGCCCCGGCGATCGTCAAGCATTCCATTTGTCCGCGGGTGCGTGGCATTTGTTCGATGAACGCGGCGCGGCAATCGGACTCGAGCGCGAGGCGTTCGTGGCCGCATGA
- a CDS encoding LacI family DNA-binding transcriptional regulator: MVTLAEVARRAKVTGATVSNVLRNPQKVKPETVERVMAAIRELGYRPNLTARALARGRTSTLALMLSNITNPFYPEFVLAAEREARKRGYFLLVCNTDDDPAITRAYLEQIAGSLASGVIVMNTDLGERELIEFARKGVSVVLCMWEHVQASRALPCVTIDFAAAGALAAAHLSGLGHRRFGALVGAGSGGPQTIRLEGFAASLSAHGHAEKSLVVVNAHDSIESGYDAAMGLLRAKPALTSIFATNDLMAIGAMQAAADLGRRVPDDLSVIGLTDVALAHQFRPALTTVRLPTAEIAARSVALTLEMVEGGVPTQDVYVVRAPELVVRESTGRAPSRRR; encoded by the coding sequence GTGGTGACGCTAGCCGAAGTTGCGCGACGGGCGAAGGTAACGGGCGCGACCGTATCGAACGTACTGCGCAATCCGCAGAAGGTAAAGCCGGAAACCGTCGAGCGTGTCATGGCCGCGATCCGCGAGCTTGGCTATCGGCCGAACTTGACGGCCCGCGCGCTCGCGCGGGGACGTACGTCGACGCTGGCGTTGATGCTCTCGAACATCACGAACCCGTTCTATCCCGAGTTCGTGCTCGCAGCGGAGCGCGAAGCGCGCAAACGCGGGTACTTCCTGCTCGTTTGCAACACCGACGACGATCCCGCGATCACGCGCGCGTATCTGGAGCAAATCGCCGGCTCGCTCGCATCGGGCGTCATCGTGATGAACACCGATCTCGGCGAACGCGAGTTGATCGAGTTCGCGCGCAAAGGCGTATCCGTCGTGCTCTGCATGTGGGAGCACGTGCAAGCCTCGCGCGCGCTGCCCTGCGTCACCATCGACTTCGCCGCGGCCGGCGCGCTCGCTGCCGCGCATCTGTCGGGGCTCGGACATCGCAGGTTCGGCGCGCTCGTCGGAGCCGGGTCCGGTGGCCCGCAGACGATCCGGCTCGAAGGCTTCGCGGCATCCCTCAGCGCGCATGGCCATGCCGAGAAATCGCTCGTCGTCGTCAACGCGCACGATTCGATCGAAAGCGGATATGACGCCGCAATGGGCTTGTTGCGTGCAAAGCCCGCTTTGACGTCGATCTTCGCGACCAACGATCTGATGGCGATCGGTGCCATGCAAGCGGCGGCCGACCTCGGCCGACGCGTGCCCGACGATCTGTCCGTCATCGGGCTCACCGACGTCGCGCTCGCTCATCAGTTTCGTCCGGCCTTGACGACCGTGCGACTGCCGACGGCCGAAATCGCGGCACGCTCGGTCGCGCTCACGCTCGAAATGGTGGAGGGCGGCGTGCCGACGCAAGACGTCTATGTGGTCAGAGCACCGGAGCTCGTCGTGCGTGAATCGACGGGACGTGCGCCGTCGCGGCGGCGTTGA
- a CDS encoding class I SAM-dependent methyltransferase: MNASGLTGWLDQARPDGVSGWAANTMQPDVPITLAFYLNGEKATTTTCEASRHDAIAAGYAGARAFKVNLAPWLKDGQNVLEVRFEPSGVALPNGRQIVGMGQAAAIGDHWSRQYSQTTSIVSRWWQCDHIVQRINRRVCGESLPGMSAGLHRLALQHFADRLPFARGVSIGCGSGSKERAVLESGLVQHFTLFELSSVAIEMGRKEADEAGFSDRMTFRMEDGLAGETRDGVYDLVYWNNALHHMFDVKAALEWSWHVLRKGGVLLMDDYVGPTRCQWSDALLAVNNAVLGALPPQYLRDPARPGRMLSATVGRIPPAAIIAVDPSECADSGNILPELARLFPEAWVRKTGGGVYHLALNDVLHNIVAAQDYGLLDKLLEIDDECANAGETQYAVAIAVK, encoded by the coding sequence ATGAACGCAAGTGGATTGACTGGATGGCTCGACCAGGCTCGTCCAGATGGGGTTTCGGGCTGGGCTGCCAACACGATGCAGCCCGACGTGCCGATCACGCTTGCCTTCTACCTCAACGGCGAGAAAGCGACGACGACCACCTGCGAGGCCTCGCGTCACGATGCGATTGCCGCGGGGTACGCGGGTGCGCGCGCGTTCAAGGTCAATCTCGCGCCTTGGCTGAAGGACGGGCAAAACGTGCTGGAGGTTCGTTTCGAGCCCTCGGGCGTCGCCTTGCCGAACGGCCGGCAGATCGTCGGCATGGGGCAGGCCGCGGCAATCGGCGATCATTGGTCGAGGCAATACAGCCAAACGACGTCGATCGTCTCGCGTTGGTGGCAATGCGACCACATTGTTCAACGCATCAACCGCCGAGTCTGTGGCGAATCTCTGCCTGGTATGTCGGCGGGCCTGCATCGCCTCGCGCTGCAACATTTTGCCGACCGGCTTCCGTTTGCTCGCGGCGTCTCGATCGGTTGCGGATCGGGGAGTAAGGAGCGCGCCGTCCTCGAAAGCGGGCTCGTTCAACATTTCACGCTATTCGAACTATCGTCGGTTGCGATCGAGATGGGACGCAAGGAAGCGGACGAGGCGGGTTTTTCCGATCGCATGACTTTCCGTATGGAAGACGGGCTTGCCGGCGAGACGCGCGATGGTGTCTACGATCTCGTGTATTGGAACAACGCGCTTCATCACATGTTCGACGTCAAGGCGGCGCTCGAATGGAGTTGGCACGTATTGCGCAAGGGCGGCGTGCTGCTCATGGATGATTACGTCGGTCCGACTCGCTGCCAATGGTCCGATGCGTTGCTGGCCGTGAACAATGCTGTGCTCGGCGCGCTGCCGCCTCAATATTTGCGCGATCCGGCGCGGCCCGGTCGGATGCTGTCCGCGACCGTTGGCCGTATACCGCCCGCCGCCATCATCGCTGTCGATCCGTCCGAGTGCGCCGATTCGGGCAACATCCTGCCCGAACTCGCACGGCTTTTCCCCGAGGCGTGGGTGCGAAAGACCGGCGGTGGCGTTTATCACCTTGCACTGAACGATGTGCTTCACAACATCGTTGCCGCGCAAGACTACGGCTTGCTCGACAAATTGCTCGAGATCGACGATGAATGCGCCAATGCGGGAGAGACGCAATACGCGGTGGCGATCGCTGTGAAATAG